Proteins encoded by one window of Salmonirosea aquatica:
- a CDS encoding alpha/beta fold hydrolase: MKNLIISTSIILSIVLVACEKENFFEGDHFFVRSAGAEMPVYVKGNIQSGIFILFLHGGPGGNASLPSFMPVSKELEKDYAFAYWDQRGSGLSMGNPDASSFTVEQFVDDLDLVVETIKLRYHNPRLIFYGISWGGALGSAYLSTLNYQEKVAGFICMDSGHNLMVGLPKSVEFVKEYAQKQIDQGIDAAYWTEARDWCATVPDMTKKENYFKYDSYLTNTNAYRKDPNQEVQGPEVGALGTMHSYLSLAVFFNGQYLVPRFNILELNLSADMLRIKTPTLVIWGRNDGVNTIEMGYDAFNSIGGPDFQEKELVILENSAHEGYIEEQELFIRTFRRFVNNL, encoded by the coding sequence ATGAAGAATCTAATCATATCTACATCGATCATATTGTCAATCGTACTTGTCGCTTGTGAAAAAGAGAATTTCTTTGAAGGAGATCACTTTTTTGTGAGAAGCGCGGGTGCTGAAATGCCTGTTTATGTAAAGGGTAATATCCAGTCGGGAATCTTTATTTTATTCCTTCATGGAGGCCCTGGCGGGAACGCTTCCCTTCCTTCCTTCATGCCGGTATCAAAAGAACTCGAAAAGGATTATGCTTTTGCTTATTGGGATCAGAGGGGCTCTGGTCTTTCAATGGGAAACCCTGATGCGAGCTCATTTACTGTTGAGCAATTTGTGGATGACCTGGACCTCGTGGTGGAAACGATAAAGCTCAGATACCACAACCCTCGATTAATATTTTATGGCATCAGTTGGGGCGGAGCCCTTGGAAGTGCTTATCTAAGTACCCTAAACTACCAGGAAAAGGTTGCCGGGTTCATCTGTATGGACAGTGGTCATAACCTGATGGTAGGCCTTCCCAAGTCTGTGGAATTTGTAAAAGAATATGCACAGAAGCAAATCGATCAGGGCATCGATGCTGCCTATTGGACAGAGGCTCGCGATTGGTGCGCAACGGTTCCAGATATGACCAAAAAGGAAAATTACTTTAAGTATGACAGTTACCTGACCAACACCAATGCTTACCGCAAAGATCCAAACCAAGAGGTGCAAGGGCCTGAGGTAGGCGCCCTAGGCACGATGCATTCATATCTGTCTCTTGCCGTCTTTTTTAATGGCCAATACCTGGTGCCTCGATTCAATATTTTAGAGCTGAACTTGAGCGCAGACATGCTCAGGATCAAGACACCCACCCTAGTGATCTGGGGCAGGAATGATGGGGTAAATACCATTGAAATGGGATATGATGCCTTCAACAGCATTGGCGGTCCGGATTTTCAGGAAAAGGAGTTGGTCATTCTGGAAAACAGTGCCCACGAAGGTTATATCGAAGAGCAGGAATTGTTCATCCGTACCTTCCGAAGGTTTGTGAATAACCTATGA
- a CDS encoding NAD(P)-dependent alcohol dehydrogenase → MNSNKMNAIVATGYGSTDVFQFKTVAMPQPKPDEVMVKVIATTATTADAMMRTGKPYFARLFLGLTKPKNPIPGTGFAGYIEQVGEGVRDFRVGDAVFGLTTLGFGANAEFLTIRETGVILPKPANLDFAEAASYGDGHLTSFNFLKQVAKVSAGHRVLINGASGSLGTSAIQLAKYFGAEVTAVCSGKNAGLVKSLGADVVIDYTKADFTQSDQTFDFIFDTIGRSSFRKCKPILKKNGVYLSPVMKLSLLVQMMLTKLSGGKKAKFEATGLNPDPVLRTLLSQVLCIHQAGKLKTIIDRQFPLAKLADAHAYIDSGHKVGNVVILNA, encoded by the coding sequence ATGAATTCAAACAAAATGAACGCCATCGTCGCGACCGGATACGGGTCAACGGATGTGTTTCAGTTCAAAACCGTAGCGATGCCTCAACCGAAACCAGACGAGGTAATGGTGAAAGTGATCGCCACCACTGCTACCACCGCCGATGCGATGATGCGTACCGGCAAGCCCTATTTCGCCCGCCTGTTCCTTGGCCTGACCAAACCCAAAAATCCGATTCCGGGAACCGGGTTTGCCGGCTACATAGAGCAGGTTGGCGAAGGTGTCAGGGATTTTCGGGTCGGGGATGCGGTGTTTGGCCTAACTACCCTGGGATTCGGGGCCAACGCGGAATTTCTTACCATCCGCGAAACGGGCGTCATTCTGCCCAAGCCGGCCAACCTGGATTTTGCGGAGGCCGCCAGCTACGGGGATGGTCATCTGACTTCATTCAATTTTTTAAAGCAGGTAGCGAAGGTATCGGCCGGACATAGGGTACTGATCAATGGTGCCTCGGGAAGTCTTGGTACTTCGGCCATTCAACTTGCGAAGTACTTTGGGGCAGAGGTAACTGCGGTATGTAGTGGCAAAAATGCCGGATTGGTCAAATCACTCGGAGCGGATGTGGTCATTGACTACACGAAGGCCGACTTCACCCAATCCGACCAAACGTTTGATTTTATCTTCGATACAATCGGCAGAAGTTCATTCAGGAAATGTAAGCCTATACTGAAAAAGAATGGCGTATACCTTTCTCCGGTAATGAAATTATCCCTCCTCGTCCAGATGATGCTCACGAAGCTTTCCGGCGGAAAGAAGGCAAAGTTTGAAGCCACCGGGCTGAATCCCGATCCGGTTTTGCGAACGCTCCTAAGTCAAGTACTTTGCATCCACCAGGCCGGGAAACTTAAAACCATCATTGACCGGCAGTTTCCCCTGGCCAAACTGGCCGATGCCCATGCCTACATTGACTCGGGCCACAAGGTGGGTAACGTAGTCATTTTGAACGCCTGA
- a CDS encoding amidohydrolase family protein, producing the protein MKILKKVLLGIGVLLLILVFVVVGIILIDRSQTSYLNVDNNPAFAANTYLIKHANVVPMTADTVLRDQTVLIKEGMIAGIADEITDANATVIDAKGRYLSPGLIDMHVHVWDKYELGLYLANGVTTVRNLWGQPMHLRMKEAINRGEVVGPIFFTSGPKLTGPEYVGDDNLQLFSPGEASAKVAEYKERGYDFIKTYNGLTPELYDAILAKGKELEFDIVAHPSDKVPYSYHFRPEIITIEHAEDIVQQPLEYQLDTAKLDEVVDLYASHPNTALCPTLVVYYNIYRLLTEENVLNSEALNYMNPLIREVDSRAQYDRWAGTKANDSTIVDRIRDQHKFHLYVIKKLHERQVPLVAGTDAGIGVTPAGYSLHQELDFYTQAGMSNYEALQTATINPSRTHDFLGSQGSIEVGKVANLILTEGNPLEDLEVLRNPKIVLVRGRQLKRKTLGAFTQKARNRSNLLASALRYAEYLMIEK; encoded by the coding sequence ATGAAGATTCTAAAAAAAGTACTTCTGGGAATTGGAGTTCTCTTGCTGATTCTGGTTTTTGTCGTGGTAGGTATCATTCTCATTGACCGTAGCCAAACGAGCTACCTGAATGTGGATAACAACCCGGCGTTTGCCGCAAACACCTACCTGATCAAACATGCCAACGTCGTTCCCATGACGGCCGATACCGTACTCAGGGATCAGACGGTACTGATTAAGGAGGGGATGATCGCCGGGATTGCCGACGAAATTACAGATGCTAACGCCACTGTGATTGATGCAAAAGGAAGGTACCTGTCGCCGGGCCTCATCGACATGCACGTGCACGTGTGGGACAAGTATGAGCTGGGGCTGTACCTGGCCAATGGGGTGACGACCGTGCGAAACCTGTGGGGCCAGCCGATGCACCTCCGCATGAAGGAAGCGATAAACAGAGGAGAAGTTGTCGGGCCGATATTTTTTACGTCCGGCCCCAAGCTCACCGGTCCGGAGTACGTTGGCGATGATAATCTCCAATTGTTCTCGCCCGGGGAAGCCAGTGCCAAAGTCGCGGAATACAAGGAGCGGGGCTACGATTTTATCAAAACCTACAACGGCCTGACCCCGGAGCTGTACGATGCGATACTGGCCAAAGGGAAAGAGCTGGAATTCGACATTGTCGCGCACCCCAGTGACAAAGTACCGTACAGCTACCATTTCAGACCCGAAATCATCACCATCGAGCACGCCGAGGATATCGTGCAGCAACCTTTGGAGTACCAGCTGGACACGGCCAAACTAGATGAAGTAGTAGACCTGTACGCCTCGCACCCGAATACAGCCCTATGCCCAACCCTGGTGGTGTACTACAACATCTACCGACTCCTGACCGAAGAAAACGTGCTGAACTCCGAGGCGCTGAACTACATGAATCCCCTGATTCGGGAAGTGGACAGCCGGGCCCAGTACGATCGCTGGGCTGGCACCAAAGCCAACGACTCCACCATTGTGGACAGAATCCGGGATCAGCACAAATTCCATCTGTACGTAATTAAAAAGCTGCACGAGCGGCAGGTACCCCTCGTGGCCGGTACTGATGCGGGCATCGGAGTAACACCGGCGGGCTACTCCCTGCACCAGGAGCTGGATTTCTACACCCAGGCCGGTATGAGCAACTACGAAGCCCTGCAAACCGCCACGATCAATCCGTCCAGAACACACGATTTCCTCGGTAGTCAAGGGAGTATTGAAGTTGGAAAAGTGGCCAATTTGATTCTGACCGAAGGCAATCCCCTGGAAGATTTGGAAGTACTTAGAAACCCCAAAATAGTCCTGGTAAGGGGGCGGCAGCTCAAACGGAAAACGCTCGGTGCGTTTACGCAAAAAGCCCGGAACCGAAGCAACCTTCTGGCCTCAGCGCTGCGGTACGCTGAATACCTCATGATCGAAAAATAA
- a CDS encoding helix-turn-helix domain-containing protein, whose translation MPFVNMSTNGDNEFFCDGITEEIINALARIDQLKVTSRTSSFHFKGQNNNISEIGKKLNVSTILEGSVRLAGDTMRITAQLINVEDDFHFWSETWDRKRENIFEIQDEISLLIADKLREHFGHLDYADHLAEVPTTNLAAYEYLLKGKYTFNKWNPEDANTAIRYFEEALTIDPDLIEAHTGLADGYSFLAVAGFAPRAEAWNKAIGHLERAKAIDPNNAPLNYLLANQAFFTEASFAGAMDYAQKSIASRPTYSEAQQFMSFLYMLRGDLKKAREHLLYAKSIDPLNVETKFYEAYFQYRSKDYALAQKTLNELLDVNAKNLPALITLAYVLLKKGAFGEVEVLLSGIPPEMIMPDEKLGLTCLKLAIKGDHVNLKQPLADLEMNATEDTSFQAHAYLFKVYCVLGRHDEAFQLLEKLFQHHSSILLLSFGDPLAEAIQTDARYPAYHQRIYPLQNDTSKTRKASTSTMDEETTTAFLDRLHNFIEQQSPYLNPSLSLRSLAELIEIHPNQLSWLLNEKVGKNFNEFINQLRVEYFKKLVVDPANSHISLIGLAYESGFNSKTVFNTAFKKTMGMTPKEYLKSQS comes from the coding sequence TTGCCGTTTGTCAACATGAGTACCAACGGCGATAACGAATTCTTTTGCGACGGAATTACCGAAGAGATAATCAACGCGCTGGCCAGAATCGACCAGTTGAAGGTCACCTCCCGGACGTCCAGTTTTCACTTCAAGGGTCAAAACAACAATATCAGCGAGATCGGCAAAAAGCTGAATGTGTCCACCATCCTGGAAGGGAGTGTGCGGCTGGCGGGAGACACGATGCGGATTACCGCCCAGCTTATCAATGTGGAGGACGACTTCCATTTCTGGTCCGAAACCTGGGACCGCAAGCGGGAAAATATTTTTGAGATTCAGGATGAAATAAGTCTGCTCATTGCCGACAAGCTGCGGGAGCATTTCGGACACCTCGACTACGCGGATCATCTGGCCGAGGTACCTACCACCAACCTCGCAGCGTATGAGTACCTTCTCAAAGGCAAGTACACGTTTAACAAGTGGAACCCCGAGGATGCCAACACCGCCATCAGGTACTTTGAAGAGGCACTGACGATAGACCCTGACCTCATCGAGGCCCATACCGGCCTGGCGGATGGATACAGCTTCCTGGCCGTGGCCGGCTTTGCCCCCCGCGCGGAAGCCTGGAACAAAGCCATCGGACACTTGGAGCGTGCGAAGGCCATTGACCCAAATAACGCTCCTCTCAACTACCTGCTGGCCAACCAGGCCTTTTTTACCGAAGCCAGCTTTGCCGGGGCTATGGACTACGCCCAGAAATCCATCGCCAGCCGCCCTACCTACTCGGAGGCCCAGCAGTTCATGTCGTTTCTGTATATGCTACGCGGAGACCTGAAAAAAGCCCGGGAGCATTTGCTGTACGCCAAATCCATCGACCCGCTGAACGTGGAGACGAAATTCTACGAAGCTTATTTCCAGTATCGATCCAAAGACTACGCACTGGCCCAGAAAACCCTCAATGAACTCCTGGACGTCAATGCCAAAAATCTGCCCGCGCTGATCACCCTGGCCTATGTTCTACTCAAAAAAGGTGCTTTTGGGGAAGTAGAGGTACTTCTGTCGGGCATTCCCCCGGAGATGATCATGCCCGATGAGAAGCTGGGACTCACCTGTCTGAAACTGGCAATTAAAGGCGACCATGTGAACCTAAAACAGCCCCTCGCCGACCTGGAAATGAATGCGACGGAGGATACCTCCTTTCAGGCTCATGCCTATTTGTTCAAAGTATACTGTGTGCTGGGCCGACACGATGAGGCCTTCCAACTGCTGGAAAAACTTTTCCAGCACCACTCCTCTATTTTACTGCTTTCCTTTGGCGATCCGCTCGCCGAAGCCATTCAGACCGACGCCAGGTACCCGGCATACCATCAGCGGATATACCCCCTTCAAAACGATACCTCCAAAACCAGAAAAGCCAGTACTTCGACGATGGACGAAGAGACCACCACGGCTTTTCTGGACCGACTGCATAACTTCATCGAGCAACAGAGTCCCTACCTGAATCCCTCCCTCAGCCTGCGGTCGTTGGCGGAGCTGATTGAAATTCATCCCAATCAGCTGTCGTGGCTACTCAACGAGAAGGTTGGCAAGAACTTCAATGAGTTTATCAACCAACTGCGGGTCGAGTACTTTAAGAAGCTAGTCGTCGATCCGGCGAATTCCCATATATCATTGATTGGATTGGCCTACGAAAGTGGGTTCAATTCCAAGACGGTTTTCAATACCGCTTTCAAGAAAACCATGGGCATGACGCCCAAAGAATACCTGAAAAGTCAGTCCTGA
- a CDS encoding serine hydrolase domain-containing protein, translating to MKQRKSVLRIVLLIGTVVSLYFVPWILLSAWVTPLPDTVQAQVEEAIGYGFDGMIVYVDQKGKEPGFYAAGWHDRKKKKPANPHALFKIASISKLYVAVVTTKLVKAGRLSLDKRLAEYLPELAGRIENADKITLKMMVQHRSGIPNFTDTPSYWVAPPTANQENLALVLDKPADFEPDEKYSYSNTNYLLIGEILDKTLGYSHHQYIREKILRPLHLNNTFSLLGEAKVESVMSGYYVGYDEDMKYNDFINPAGSMVATAEDVGTFLRALNDGSVFEPGEQEIYSSIYVYEHMGLIPGYQSIARYHKDIDTVVIQFNNTTNFAGYEWSLAEIFYNRIVKIVKRTKSL from the coding sequence ATGAAACAGAGAAAGAGTGTACTCAGAATAGTATTGCTGATTGGAACGGTCGTATCCCTGTATTTTGTACCGTGGATTTTATTGAGCGCGTGGGTAACGCCCCTTCCAGATACCGTGCAGGCGCAGGTTGAGGAGGCTATTGGGTACGGCTTTGATGGGATGATTGTATACGTGGATCAAAAAGGGAAAGAACCCGGCTTTTACGCCGCCGGCTGGCATGACCGAAAAAAGAAAAAACCCGCAAACCCACACGCCCTGTTCAAGATTGCCAGTATCAGCAAGCTGTATGTGGCTGTTGTCACGACAAAACTCGTGAAAGCCGGACGCTTGTCTTTGGATAAAAGACTCGCTGAGTACTTGCCTGAACTTGCGGGACGAATTGAAAATGCGGATAAAATCACTTTGAAAATGATGGTGCAGCACCGGTCGGGCATTCCCAATTTTACCGACACCCCTAGCTATTGGGTAGCCCCGCCGACAGCCAATCAAGAAAACCTCGCACTGGTACTGGATAAGCCGGCTGACTTTGAGCCCGATGAGAAGTATAGTTATTCAAACACGAATTACTTGTTGATCGGCGAAATCCTGGATAAAACGTTGGGATATAGCCATCACCAGTATATCCGGGAGAAAATTTTGCGCCCCCTTCACCTGAATAATACGTTCAGTCTGCTGGGTGAAGCAAAAGTAGAAAGCGTGATGAGCGGGTATTACGTGGGGTACGACGAGGATATGAAGTATAATGATTTCATAAACCCGGCCGGCTCCATGGTCGCCACGGCAGAAGATGTGGGTACCTTCCTGCGGGCCCTGAACGATGGGTCCGTGTTTGAGCCGGGAGAACAGGAAATCTATTCCTCCATTTACGTATACGAACATATGGGTCTGATTCCCGGCTATCAGAGTATAGCCAGGTACCACAAGGACATCGACACCGTGGTGATCCAGTTCAACAACACCACCAACTTTGCTGGCTATGAATGGAGTCTGGCTGAAATTTTCTACAACCGTATTGTGAAAATAGTGAAGCGGACGAAAAGTTTGTAA
- a CDS encoding NAD(P)-dependent alcohol dehydrogenase yields the protein MKAAVYTLYGNPEVVQVKDVPKPTPKHNELVIKVNATTVTAGDWRMRAGNPFPIKLYNGLFKLKRTVLGHEFSGVVDSLGKNVAKFKKGDTLFGYTGANAGAHAEYVLVPANGVVAHKPGNIEDQDAAALPVGALTSLYFLRKADIKQGQNVLVYGASGSVGTYAVQLAKFFGATVTAVCSQANAELVRSLGADQAIDYGKQDFAKGPEKFDVIFDAVGKTSYAKSKKVLKPKGFYLTVGMGVSFMLQSAMNVFTRKHQLISGVAKLTKEELQFLTSLLEVGTIKPVIDRVYPLSEIRKAHQHAETGHKKGNIVILN from the coding sequence ATGAAGGCAGCAGTTTATACATTGTACGGAAACCCGGAAGTGGTACAAGTAAAGGATGTGCCGAAACCAACTCCAAAACACAATGAACTGGTAATAAAAGTGAATGCCACTACCGTAACCGCAGGGGATTGGAGGATGCGTGCAGGTAATCCTTTTCCTATTAAACTGTACAATGGATTGTTTAAGCTCAAAAGAACCGTTCTGGGGCATGAGTTCTCCGGTGTGGTAGATAGCCTGGGAAAGAATGTCGCTAAATTTAAAAAAGGAGACACTCTTTTTGGGTATACTGGTGCAAACGCTGGTGCCCATGCTGAGTATGTTTTAGTGCCGGCAAATGGGGTTGTTGCCCACAAACCCGGCAATATTGAGGACCAAGATGCGGCGGCCTTGCCCGTGGGTGCCTTAACCTCTTTGTACTTTCTCCGAAAGGCTGATATTAAACAAGGACAAAATGTGCTGGTTTACGGAGCCTCCGGGAGTGTGGGAACTTATGCGGTTCAACTGGCGAAATTCTTTGGAGCCACTGTGACCGCTGTTTGTAGCCAGGCCAACGCAGAGCTGGTTCGCTCCCTGGGAGCAGACCAGGCGATCGATTATGGAAAACAGGATTTTGCAAAAGGTCCAGAGAAGTTTGATGTCATTTTTGATGCCGTTGGAAAAACCAGCTATGCTAAAAGCAAGAAGGTTTTAAAACCAAAAGGATTTTATCTTACGGTGGGTATGGGCGTTTCATTCATGCTTCAATCGGCTATGAATGTCTTTACCAGAAAGCACCAACTCATTTCGGGAGTGGCCAAATTAACCAAAGAAGAACTTCAGTTTCTCACAAGCCTGTTGGAAGTCGGAACAATTAAGCCTGTAATTGATCGGGTATATCCCCTATCCGAAATTCGAAAAGCCCACCAACATGCTGAGACAGGTCATAAAAAAGGAAACATAGTGATATTGAACTAA
- a CDS encoding DUF4386 domain-containing protein, producing MTLLTRKYALISGLWLIAMAVAAGYAYGYVYNSLVVADNPAATLENIRSSLDLFMSGIIGWIVIFLLDILVAWGLYHFLKEVHPGISLATALVRVVYALILGAAILHLFTVVNMVESTPSATQLMDEPKAFESLWSQGLILFGVHLFGLGILTLRARPVPNLLGYLLLFAGLCYTGLHLAKVLAPVYLDQIVKIEMVLSLPMALAEIGLAFWLILKGGKMDVVPSKHS from the coding sequence ATGACCCTTCTCACTAGAAAATATGCACTCATTTCCGGCCTGTGGCTAATCGCCATGGCCGTGGCCGCCGGCTATGCCTATGGCTACGTGTACAACTCCCTGGTAGTCGCGGACAACCCAGCCGCAACCCTTGAAAATATCCGGTCTTCCCTGGATCTATTCATGAGCGGTATCATCGGCTGGATCGTCATCTTCCTGCTCGATATCCTTGTCGCCTGGGGGTTATACCATTTTCTCAAAGAAGTCCATCCGGGTATTTCGCTCGCCACCGCTCTGGTTCGGGTCGTATACGCTTTAATTTTGGGAGCAGCCATTTTGCATCTCTTTACAGTGGTGAACATGGTGGAAAGTACCCCGTCGGCCACGCAGTTGATGGACGAACCGAAAGCTTTCGAATCCTTATGGTCACAGGGGTTGATTCTCTTCGGAGTTCACTTATTCGGTCTGGGAATCCTGACTCTGCGGGCCAGGCCCGTCCCAAACCTGTTGGGCTATTTGCTGCTCTTTGCCGGCCTGTGCTACACGGGACTTCATCTGGCCAAAGTACTGGCACCGGTGTACCTGGACCAGATCGTGAAGATCGAAATGGTCCTCAGTCTGCCGATGGCCCTGGCCGAAATCGGACTCGCTTTCTGGCTGATCCTGAAAGGTGGCAAAATGGATGTAGTACCCTCAAAACATAGCTAG
- a CDS encoding serine hydrolase domain-containing protein: MKPLVTSLIFQSFILVFIGSCSFRPQGSIRSILHNVNADCIIQKESVERKGKLESGIRGQVKFLEEKENFSSISDKMAEYKIPALSLAILNEGKIIWTDVYQNANFPEEQKLDCASIFQAASLSKPVTFLATIRMQAAGDIDLDENIQNYLKDFKLPQGKQTAENPVTFRNIFSHTSGITSGGYQGYTKILALPSDLDIVRGSAGVNTPAIEVVTLPNETLAYSGGGYTLAELALQDLYKDELSNIMKKWILEPAGMEHSEFTQPLPDSKSDLVAKGHTQSGEVVAGGGWNNYPEQAAAGLWSNATDMAKFLIKIYNAYQGKSSIFSQSDIKSILSHERDGSVYGFIVNHAGDDIAITHYGGMQVTVQG; the protein is encoded by the coding sequence ATGAAGCCACTCGTAACTAGTTTAATCTTTCAATCTTTCATCTTGGTTTTCATTGGTTCTTGTTCCTTCCGGCCCCAAGGTTCCATAAGATCAATACTCCACAATGTTAATGCAGATTGTATTATCCAAAAAGAATCAGTTGAAAGAAAAGGTAAGCTGGAAAGTGGAATTCGTGGGCAAGTGAAGTTTTTGGAAGAGAAGGAAAATTTTAGCTCAATATCGGATAAAATGGCTGAATACAAAATTCCGGCATTATCTCTTGCGATACTAAATGAAGGTAAGATTATATGGACAGACGTTTATCAAAATGCTAATTTCCCTGAGGAACAAAAACTGGACTGCGCGAGTATTTTCCAGGCAGCATCATTGTCGAAACCAGTCACGTTTCTCGCGACTATACGTATGCAGGCGGCCGGTGATATAGACCTGGATGAAAATATTCAAAACTACCTGAAAGATTTCAAACTTCCCCAGGGAAAACAAACAGCAGAGAATCCGGTCACGTTTCGTAATATCTTCTCTCATACTTCAGGAATTACTTCTGGTGGATACCAAGGATACACCAAAATTCTCGCCTTACCCTCGGATCTGGATATTGTACGAGGAAGCGCCGGAGTCAATACCCCGGCGATTGAAGTCGTCACACTGCCTAATGAAACACTGGCTTACTCCGGAGGGGGCTACACCCTGGCCGAACTGGCTCTTCAGGACCTATATAAGGATGAGTTATCGAACATCATGAAAAAATGGATTCTTGAACCTGCCGGAATGGAACACTCTGAGTTCACACAACCATTACCCGACTCCAAATCCGATCTGGTAGCCAAAGGGCACACGCAATCGGGTGAGGTAGTGGCTGGTGGTGGATGGAACAACTATCCAGAGCAAGCCGCTGCCGGGCTTTGGAGCAACGCTACTGATATGGCTAAATTCTTGATTAAAATTTATAATGCCTATCAAGGCAAAAGCTCGATATTCTCACAGTCGGATATCAAATCAATACTAAGTCATGAACGCGACGGAAGCGTTTACGGATTTATAGTAAACCATGCTGGTGATGATATAGCTATCACCCACTACGGGGGAATGCAGGTTACCGTACAGGGATGA
- a CDS encoding PQQ-dependent sugar dehydrogenase encodes MNIKLFKILFSVLSLGCLTGCKNNVIKVPDSPYPISTDSFSVETIAEGFTIPYGIAVVDDNEYFVSDRIGKMFHFKAGTLTEISGMPEVVTFNNSGIPAILHGGLMDISLHPNYSTNAWLYISYLATDGFAKVSRLKLQNNAVKQIETVFTSRHQNYTGNGMRIVWEDDRHFFLNIGNSDLSTRANPVMYAQDLHHDAGKIHRLMDDGSIPPDNPLFEGIISPTTIWSYGHRDVQGLYFEKSTHTLFGVEHGPKGGDEFNSIAKGKNYGWPLFTYGINYDGAVVSTVSEDSAATFTVLPQHYWTVPTHDGGQAIAPACLLKVKQSTIPGWNGHFLLGSLAYRRLMLYNRATGETVGLNIEGRVRTIKQLPGGDLIALIERTDLRKTNGRIIRISS; translated from the coding sequence ATGAACATCAAATTATTTAAAATCTTATTCTCAGTTCTCTCATTGGGCTGCCTGACTGGCTGCAAGAATAATGTTATAAAAGTTCCGGATTCGCCCTACCCCATAAGTACTGATTCTTTCTCGGTTGAAACCATCGCCGAAGGATTCACCATACCCTACGGAATTGCCGTAGTTGACGATAATGAGTACTTTGTCTCGGATAGGATCGGGAAAATGTTTCACTTCAAAGCGGGTACCCTCACCGAAATAAGCGGCATGCCGGAAGTGGTAACCTTCAATAACTCCGGAATACCCGCCATTCTGCACGGAGGACTGATGGATATTAGCCTTCACCCGAACTACTCGACCAACGCCTGGCTCTACATTTCCTACCTGGCCACCGATGGCTTTGCGAAGGTGTCCCGGCTAAAATTACAGAACAATGCCGTTAAGCAGATTGAGACCGTTTTTACATCGCGACATCAAAATTATACGGGGAACGGCATGCGGATTGTATGGGAAGACGATCGTCATTTTTTTCTGAATATTGGAAATTCCGACCTATCGACCCGAGCGAATCCCGTTATGTATGCGCAAGACCTGCATCACGATGCCGGAAAGATTCACCGCTTGATGGACGACGGGAGTATCCCCCCTGACAATCCCCTTTTCGAAGGAATTATATCCCCCACAACCATCTGGAGCTATGGGCACCGGGACGTACAGGGCCTGTACTTTGAGAAAAGTACCCATACCCTTTTTGGGGTGGAGCATGGTCCCAAAGGCGGGGATGAGTTTAATAGTATAGCAAAGGGAAAGAATTATGGCTGGCCCCTTTTTACGTATGGAATCAATTATGACGGTGCCGTAGTTTCTACTGTTTCTGAGGACTCTGCTGCCACATTTACGGTACTTCCTCAGCACTATTGGACTGTTCCAACACATGATGGAGGGCAAGCCATAGCCCCGGCCTGTTTGCTCAAAGTCAAGCAGAGTACGATTCCCGGTTGGAACGGTCATTTTCTACTGGGTTCATTGGCGTATAGAAGGTTGATGCTTTACAATCGTGCTACGGGTGAAACAGTGGGTCTGAACATTGAAGGCAGGGTGAGGACAATCAAGCAATTGCCCGGCGGAGATTTGATCGCATTGATTGAACGTACCGACCTTCGTAAAACAAATGGCAGAATCATCAGAATAAGTAGCTAA